The proteins below are encoded in one region of Homo sapiens chromosome 8, GRCh38.p14 Primary Assembly:
- the DEFA4 gene encoding defensin alpha 4 preproprotein, with the protein MRIIALLAAILLVALQVRAGPLQARGDEAPGQEQRGPEDQDISISFAWDKSSALQVSGSTRGMVCSCRLVFCRRTELRVGNCLIGGVSFTYCCTRVD; encoded by the exons ATGAGGATTATCGCCCTCCTCGCTGCTATTCTCTTGGTAGCCCTCCAGGTCCGGGCAGGCCCACTCCAGGCAAGAGGTGATGAGGCTCCAGGCCAGGAGCAGCGTGGGCCAGAAGACCAGGACATATCTATTTCCTTTGCATGGGATAAAAGCTCTGCTCTTCAGGTTTCAG GCTCAACAAGGGGCATGGTCTGCTCTTGCAGATTAGTATTCTGCCGGCGAACAGAACTTCGTGTTGGGAACTGCCTCATTGGTGGTGTGAGTTTCACATACTGCTGCACGCGTGTCGATTAA
- the DEFA6 gene encoding defensin-6 preproprotein, giving the protein MRTLTILTAVLLVALQAKAEPLQAEDDPLQAKAYEADAQEQRGANDQDFAVSFAEDASSSLRALGSTRAFTCHCRRSCYSTEYSYGTCTVMGINHRFCCL; this is encoded by the exons ATGAGAACCCTCACCATCCTCACTGCTGTTCTCCTCGTGGCCCTCCAGGCCAAGGCTGAGCCACTCCAAGCTGAGGATGATCCACTGCAGGCAAAAGCTTATGAGGCTGATGCCCAGGAGCAGCGTGGGGCAAATGACCAGGACTTTGCCGTCTCCTTTGCAGAGGATGCAAGCTCAAGTCTTAGAGCTTTGG gctcAACAAGGGCTTTCACTTGCCATTGCAGAAGGTCCTGTTATTCAACAGAATATTCCTATGGGACCTGCACTGTCATGGGTATTAACCACAGATTCTGCTGCCTCTGA